Sequence from the Spirochaetota bacterium genome:
ATCAATCAAGTTGCTTAAGCCTGGTGGTCAATTAATTTTCATCGTCCCATCAACTTTTATGATACTTGATGAATTTAAAAAATTGAGAAAGTTCATAGCCAAAAATGGTGGGCTTGCTATAGTTTACCTTGGTTCTGATGTTTTTAAACCAGAGGCGGATGTATCTGTTTCGGTTATAAATTTCATTAAATCTGACAAGTTTATTGGCAGAGTTGAACTTCTTGATTTAACTCCTGATGACATTAAAACCGTTAAAGTGATTTCCAGTTGGAATGGAGAAGTGATCACATTTGAAACAGAATTAACGCAAAAACTTAAGAAATTATGTTCTTACAAGCTCGGTGATATATATGAAGTAAAAATTTCACCAAGAACTCCAGAGATAAAGAATAATCCATACAT
This genomic interval carries:
- a CDS encoding Eco57I restriction-modification methylase domain-containing protein, with protein sequence CGLGQFLNAIKDSYRLIAQKARFIGVEINQDVLDYLKTFSIGVGIELINCDYLLWETKEKFDLIIGNPPYGIPSPSDHYSIKVNTATRRKYRSLFETWYGKYNVYGAFIEKSIKLLKPGGQLIFIVPSTFMILDEFKKLRKFIAKNGGLAIVYLGSDVFKPEADVSVSVINFIKSDKFIGRVELLDLTPDDIKTVKVISSWNGEVITFETELTQKLKKLCSYKLGDIYEVKISPRTPEIKNNPY